In Scophthalmus maximus strain ysfricsl-2021 chromosome 21, ASM2237912v1, whole genome shotgun sequence, one genomic interval encodes:
- the mcmdc2 gene encoding minichromosome maintenance domain-containing protein 2 isoform X2 encodes MADILSLKESAVVYLDRSGGLEKLTEDCKQFNDPQHAEAVYRFCVTVNPSDVIEVDPVLGDCVLHEPLRATALFQSVFFLAIKTLSLIEKIHTQSQVNVILNLTHLPPFPEYTLDLGCFPRGRGPMRPISMEGLVIAVTRVTKYTQGARFLCINDDCPCSTGFHHIRVHAPGATESATVRNDFSCMICNSQLKEDVKFRVLGDKQLVELIHVKALEVLNARQQSSLRYQSVTLFLRDELCNSMTIGRLYRVLGIPAHVHQWPNLTWSVEANGVRPWEPEYLCNISVGFQELLRATASSPWRFSAIAAHGFGLDIAPPGSYDTLKLGLLLSLVQTRADAEEACHNLDLLVVATDTLVFDSLCVFARLMTYSLGLARRGVRHQASGEMFASLSRDEHGTGNANIHAGSALLATGGICMLGDLGYYKKDKLDSIQSGRAPERFKNKKMDTFCQVISSSSEFLSVLESRTVSVFILGKKYGEDADQQLSFPLQCSFWALADPSQRSGRTDCTVLGTAEMGPVPLQLADTFGLVIQCKDMLREQALLAQTVHTLQQSVQPGKPLYPSRWEFSSQDYQELVTHAQTLKVELSPGAEKMIHGYYMASRRVRTLSQGVKMSVASIKLLISLAEAHCKLCLRTRVLEEDAVIAVLLCENSVTLKHGASALMIPPDAVFPCDLGDEDGLHKRDKKLDKLHQNILRFIYAYAPGADTYITEE; translated from the exons ATGGCGGACATTCTGTCGCTGAAAGAATCGGCCGTGGTCTATTTAGACCGAAGTGGAGGCCTTGAGAAACTGACTGAAGACTGCAAACAGTTCAACG ACCCCCAACACGCCGAGGCGGTGTACCGGTTTTGTGTCACCGTGAATCCCTCCGATGTGATCGAGGTGGACCCAGTGCTGGGGGACTGTGTTCTGCATGAACCTCTGAGGGCGACAGCATTGTTCCagtct GTTTTCTTCCTGGCCATTAAGACTCTTTCCCTTATTGAAAAAATCCACACACAGAGTCAG GTGAACGTCATTCTGAATTTGACGCACCTTCCTCCGTTCCCCGAGTACACGCTGGACCTAGGTTGTTTTCCTCGGGGACGCGGCCCCATGAGGCCCATCTCCATGGAGGGCCTGGTCATCGCTGTGACGAGGGTCACCAAATACACCCAAGGGGCCCGGTTCCTCTGCATCAACGATGACTGCCCCTGCTCTACAG GGTTCCACCACATCCGAGTCCACGCACCCGGAGCCACGGAGTCGGCCACCGTGAGAAACGACTTCAGCTGCATGATCTGCAACTCCCAACTGAAAGAGGATGTGAAGTTCAGAGTTTTGGGAG acaaacagcttGTGGAGCTGATCCACGTCAAAGCACTGGAGGTTCTGAATGCCCGTCAGCAAAGCTCACTCAGATACCAGTCTGTCACCCTGTTCCTCAGAG ATGAGCTGTGTAACTCGATGACAATAGGTCGACTCTACAGGGTGTTGGGCATTCCCGCACACGTCCACCAGTGGCCCAACCTCACCTGGAGCGTCGAGGCAAACGGCGTCCGACCGTGGGAGCCAGAAT ATCTGTGTAACATCAGTGTCGGGTTCCAGGAGCTGTTGAGGGCCACGGCCTCGTCTCCCTGGAGGTTTTCCGCCATCGCAGCTCATGGCTTTGGGCTGGACATTGCTCCTCCGGGCTCGTACGACACACTGAAGCTGGGTTTGTTGCTCAGCTTGGTGCAGACCAGAGCGGATGCAGAAGAAGCGTGTCACAACTTGGATCTCCTAGTTGTCGCCACTGACACTCTTGTATTCGATAG cctttgtgtttttgctaGACTGATGACATACAGCTTGGGTTTGGCACGTCGCGGGGTCCGGCATCAGGCCTCAGGGGAGATGTTTGCATCTCTGTCCCGGGACGAACATGGAACAGGCAATGCCAACATCCATGCTGGTTCTGCCTTGCTAGCCACTGGGGGCATCTGCATGTTGGGAGATCTTGGGTATTACAAGAAGGACAAGTTGGATTCCATTCAGTCGGGTAGAGCACcagagagatttaaaaacaaaaagatggatACTTTCTGCCAAGTGATAAGTTCTTCCTCTGAATTTTTATCAGTTCTGGAGAGCCGCACAGTGTCTGTGTTCATCCTGGGGAAGAAGTATGGTGAGGATGCTGACCAGCAACTTTCGTTCCCACTCCAGTGCAGCTTCTGGGCCCTCGCAGACCCGTCTCAGCGCTCTGGGAGGACGGACTGTACTGTTCTGGGAACAGCA GAGATGGGTCCTGTACCACTTCAGCTGGCAGACACCTTTGGCCTGGTCATTCAGTGTAAGGACATGTTGAGAGAGCAGGCCCTGCTTGCCCAGACTGTCCACACCCTCCAGCAGTCAGTGCAGCCTGGAAAACCCCTCTACCCATCCCGCTGGGAGTTTTCCTCTCAAGACTACCAGGAG CTGGTAACCCACGCTCAAACGTTAAAAGTAGAGCTTAGTCCTGGAGCAGAGAAAATGATCCACGGTTACTACATGGCCAGCCGCAGAGTCCGAACACTAAGTCAGGGTGTGAAGATGTCAGTGGCCTCTATCAAACTACT GATCTCCCTGGCTGAGGCTCACTGCAAGTTATGTCTCAGAACACGAGTACTAGAAGAGGATGCCGTCATCGCTGTGCTTCTCTGTGAAAACTCTGTCACTCTCAAGCACg GGGCCTCTGCTCTCATGATTCCACCTGATGCGGTGTTTCCCTGTGATCTGGGAGATGAAGATGGTTTGCACAAGAGAGACAAGAAACT
- the mcmdc2 gene encoding minichromosome maintenance domain-containing protein 2 isoform X7 — protein MADILSLKESAVVYLDRSGGLEKLTEDCKQFNDPQHAEAVYRFCVTVNPSDVIEVDPVLGDCVLHEPLRATALFQSVFFLAIKTLSLIEKIHTQSQVNVILNLTHLPPFPEYTLDLGCFPRGRGPMRPISMEGLVIAVTRVTKYTQGARFLCINDDCPCSTGFHHIRVHAPGATESATVRNDFSCMICNSQLKEDVKFRVLGDKQLVELIHVKALEVLNARQQSSLRYQSVTLFLRDELCNSMTIGRLYRVLGIPAHVHQWPNLTWSVEANGVRPWEPEYLCNISVGFQELLRATASSPWRFSAIAAHGFGLDIAPPGSYDTLKLGLLLSLVQTRADAEEACHNLDLLVVATDTLVFDRLMTYSLGLARRGVRHQASGEMFASLSRDEHGTGNANIHAGSALLATGGICMLGDLGYYKKDKLDSIQSVLESRTVSVFILGKKYGEDADQQLSFPLQCSFWALADPSQRSGRTDCTVLGTAEMGPVPLQLADTFGLVIQCKDMLREQALLAQTVHTLQQSVQPGKPLYPSRWEFSSQDYQELVTHAQTLKVELSPGAEKMIHGYYMASRRVRTLSQGVKMSVASIKLLISLAEAHCKLCLRTRVLEEDAVIAVLLCENSVTLKHGASALMIPPDAVFPCDLGDEDGLHKRDKKLDKLHQNILRFIYAYAPGADTYITEE, from the exons ATGGCGGACATTCTGTCGCTGAAAGAATCGGCCGTGGTCTATTTAGACCGAAGTGGAGGCCTTGAGAAACTGACTGAAGACTGCAAACAGTTCAACG ACCCCCAACACGCCGAGGCGGTGTACCGGTTTTGTGTCACCGTGAATCCCTCCGATGTGATCGAGGTGGACCCAGTGCTGGGGGACTGTGTTCTGCATGAACCTCTGAGGGCGACAGCATTGTTCCagtct GTTTTCTTCCTGGCCATTAAGACTCTTTCCCTTATTGAAAAAATCCACACACAGAGTCAG GTGAACGTCATTCTGAATTTGACGCACCTTCCTCCGTTCCCCGAGTACACGCTGGACCTAGGTTGTTTTCCTCGGGGACGCGGCCCCATGAGGCCCATCTCCATGGAGGGCCTGGTCATCGCTGTGACGAGGGTCACCAAATACACCCAAGGGGCCCGGTTCCTCTGCATCAACGATGACTGCCCCTGCTCTACAG GGTTCCACCACATCCGAGTCCACGCACCCGGAGCCACGGAGTCGGCCACCGTGAGAAACGACTTCAGCTGCATGATCTGCAACTCCCAACTGAAAGAGGATGTGAAGTTCAGAGTTTTGGGAG acaaacagcttGTGGAGCTGATCCACGTCAAAGCACTGGAGGTTCTGAATGCCCGTCAGCAAAGCTCACTCAGATACCAGTCTGTCACCCTGTTCCTCAGAG ATGAGCTGTGTAACTCGATGACAATAGGTCGACTCTACAGGGTGTTGGGCATTCCCGCACACGTCCACCAGTGGCCCAACCTCACCTGGAGCGTCGAGGCAAACGGCGTCCGACCGTGGGAGCCAGAAT ATCTGTGTAACATCAGTGTCGGGTTCCAGGAGCTGTTGAGGGCCACGGCCTCGTCTCCCTGGAGGTTTTCCGCCATCGCAGCTCATGGCTTTGGGCTGGACATTGCTCCTCCGGGCTCGTACGACACACTGAAGCTGGGTTTGTTGCTCAGCTTGGTGCAGACCAGAGCGGATGCAGAAGAAGCGTGTCACAACTTGGATCTCCTAGTTGTCGCCACTGACACTCTTGTATTCGATAG ACTGATGACATACAGCTTGGGTTTGGCACGTCGCGGGGTCCGGCATCAGGCCTCAGGGGAGATGTTTGCATCTCTGTCCCGGGACGAACATGGAACAGGCAATGCCAACATCCATGCTGGTTCTGCCTTGCTAGCCACTGGGGGCATCTGCATGTTGGGAGATCTTGGGTATTACAAGAAGGACAAGTTGGATTCCATTCAGTCGG TTCTGGAGAGCCGCACAGTGTCTGTGTTCATCCTGGGGAAGAAGTATGGTGAGGATGCTGACCAGCAACTTTCGTTCCCACTCCAGTGCAGCTTCTGGGCCCTCGCAGACCCGTCTCAGCGCTCTGGGAGGACGGACTGTACTGTTCTGGGAACAGCA GAGATGGGTCCTGTACCACTTCAGCTGGCAGACACCTTTGGCCTGGTCATTCAGTGTAAGGACATGTTGAGAGAGCAGGCCCTGCTTGCCCAGACTGTCCACACCCTCCAGCAGTCAGTGCAGCCTGGAAAACCCCTCTACCCATCCCGCTGGGAGTTTTCCTCTCAAGACTACCAGGAG CTGGTAACCCACGCTCAAACGTTAAAAGTAGAGCTTAGTCCTGGAGCAGAGAAAATGATCCACGGTTACTACATGGCCAGCCGCAGAGTCCGAACACTAAGTCAGGGTGTGAAGATGTCAGTGGCCTCTATCAAACTACT GATCTCCCTGGCTGAGGCTCACTGCAAGTTATGTCTCAGAACACGAGTACTAGAAGAGGATGCCGTCATCGCTGTGCTTCTCTGTGAAAACTCTGTCACTCTCAAGCACg GGGCCTCTGCTCTCATGATTCCACCTGATGCGGTGTTTCCCTGTGATCTGGGAGATGAAGATGGTTTGCACAAGAGAGACAAGAAACT